From a single Anomalospiza imberbis isolate Cuckoo-Finch-1a 21T00152 chromosome 16, ASM3175350v1, whole genome shotgun sequence genomic region:
- the LOC137483441 gene encoding WD repeat-containing protein 90 isoform X1 produces MSLGLEELRAWRFQGHSWGWRGLEEGSKVTLSRTLGLGGVTRAGGNSGKEIMGASPGLHHEVHTGAGETQDVQTVGWMLMGPRGIQGAMGGCPGWGSIPPMIPVLAAWQRPYLNIFKHFRVEEWKRSAKEGDVAALTDTRMKGTIYRIRGSNPASSYLQLPRAGTQSLGLTGRYLYVLFRPLPHKHFLVHLDVATEENQVVRISFSNLFKEFKSTATWLQFPFVCGAASEGTARRGVPGAAPADVRWTCLVLDLPSILALYLSRRYSHLRGVKLCCSLLVKNLCTSDLLFEPGVTFAKARLGDLSCRGVAPMPRELAFPVPKGEKWHDLYDYIRFPSEGAKLLHNSIQKSFPHPVAGDQVLEEPGRPLTQPVTLSRAVCDLSPIQQRSSPKAVPHRCPAITKSIPEVHLAVPGPLGAVPAGDPMLEEKQRLHSAGDTRQPLPLSDGGIHVYAHQRRGLTTRAVPGLEEGLVPDPILKLRTIIGFGGCSTKWALWTQDSTAVVYPCHAVIVALLLKTGEQRFFLGHTDKVAALAFSGSSAVLASAQAGPRSLGRLWDFPTGACLCLFKTYLQSLVSLSFSHSGAVLCGVGKDVHSKTMVVVWNTAQVTCGGGVTVLAKAHTDVDIQAMKIAFFDDTRMVSCGRDNVRLWRVRSGALRSCPVNLGEYHSLEFTDLAFEAGPEQAPEDRALFVCSRSGHVLEVDYKNICVRSARRLLPAQPQGDGQEQAGSSSGPGIAINSISMSLTFCATGSEDGYMRLWLLDFSAAVLEAEHEASVSSVCISPDSHKVLSTTAAGTLGYLDVQARDYNTLMRSHEGSVLGFSVEGKWKQIATVSQDNTIRVWDLASRQQLYDFSAAEETPCTVAFHPFWKMLACGFDSGVVRTFGLAASDLLLEHKQHRTAVTGLTFSPDGNLMFSSCLQGTLALYRLVARKIQVLRVLGNVVARDAGSGVDTLVVSGDSRLLAFVGPSKYVVTVMEACSLDELLRVDISILDLHSTILDSAVKVCFGPVPQGELLVSTSSNKILVLDAKTGRLVREVSPVHKLSCSSLALSEDGQYLLTAGDKVIKVWDYRMRFNINFQVFVGHSEPVHQVAFTPNQEHVISVGDAIFLWDFLASPPVKSSPARACSPASTLVLRSDSSSETPKDVSETPRQTVPLPLLSSPPCLDISSVHPAAFQSISSESDREEEADLPDSSRKVANEHKDASVIVVESDGNEEPVVRPKVRQESSRSPEKPANKPRNGAKTPKSQCSIRPDSYRHFTPRFKASVLPQSFLSPPVGSEVLKLKAVIGYNGNGRGNMVWNPDTGFFAYSCGCVIVVEDLHSGSQSHWLGHAEEISTLTLSHHAQVLASASGQKHGDSHCQICIWSTQDGACTAELFHHETQVQAMAFSCDDRFLVTIGDYSDQTMALWSTHTYELMLSTRISEPLHDVAFSPFSHQDLACVGRGAVTFWVLEQQGAAVRLKVHRAPAPDVLGLVELTSLCYGADALLYSGTNSGQICVWDTETNSCFMTWEADEGEIGVLLCQHHRLLSGSNTKRIRLWSVATVQELRLKGPNARSGSVLLEHEITLDGTVVSAAFDDSLEMGIVGTTAGTLWYINWVESTSIRLISGHKNKVTEVCFSPDESHCATCGEDGSVRIWALGSTELVVQFQVLNQSCQCLAWKPRPVGVWPYPGESQHVVAGYSDGTVRVFSVSRTEMELKMHPHAAALTAVTYSTDGEMILSGGKDGTVAVSSPRTGMTIHVLADHKGSPITVLQCTRKQYHDLGVEGGELWLATSSDRRVSVWASDWLRDKCELLDWLSFPAPAGPEGLDSLPPSLAAFCPWEHGVLVYVGFGLQKEALFYSLRKKQVLRKMSLAAFATSLSLSPAAPFMALGFGDRLLRLQPCPAGDPQDYTGHDDTVHLCRFAPSGRCLLTASHSAVLVWELTGS; encoded by the exons ATGTCATTGGGACTGGAGGAGCTCAGGGCTTGGAGGTTCCAGGGGCattcctggggctggaggggcctGGAGGAGGGGAGTAAGGTGACTCTCAGCAGGACTCTGGGGCTTGGGGGTGtcaccagggctggggggaaTTCGGGCAAAGAGATAATGGGGGCATCACCAGGCTTGCATCATGAGGTTCacactggggctggggagaCTCAGGACGTGCAGACAGTGGGGTGGATGCTAATGGGACCTCGGGGCATACAGGGGGCAATGGGGGGGTGTCCAGGCTGGGGTTCCATCCCCCCGATGATCCCGGTGCTGGCAGCCTGGCAGCGTCCCTACCTGAACATCTTCAAGCACTTCCGTGTGGAGGAGTGGAAGCGCTCTGCCAAGGAGGGGGACGTGGCCGCCCTCACG GACACGAGGATGAAGGGAACAATCTACCGTATCCGAGGCTCCAACCCAGCCAGCAGCTACCTGCagctgccacgggcagggacacagtCCCTGGGGCTGACAGGGCGCTACCTCTACGTCCTCTTCAGGCCCCTGCCCCACAAGCACTTCCTCGTGCACCTGGATGTCGCCACCGAG GAAAACCAGGTGGTTCGCATCTCCTTCTCCAACCTCTTCAAGGAATTCAAATCCACGGCCACCTGGCTCCAGTTCCCCTTCGTCTGCGGGGCAGCCAGCGAGGGCACGGCCCGGCGGG GTGTCCCcggagcagccccggctgaCGTGCGCTGGACGTGCCTGGTGCTGGACCTGCCCTCCATCCTGGCCCTGTACCTGAGCCGCAGGTACAGCCACCTCAGGGGGGTCAAactctgctgcagcctgcttGTGAAAAACCTCTGCACCAGCGACCTGCTGTTCGAGCCAG gTGTGACATTTGCCAAGGCCCGCCTGGGTGACCTGTCCTGCCGCGGGGTGGCTCCCATGCCCCGGGAATTGGCCTTTCCTGTGCCCAAGGGGGAGAAGTGGCACGACCTCTATGACTACATCAG GTTCCCATCTGAGGGGGCTAAGCTGCTGCACAACTCCATCCAGAAGAGCTTCCCACATCCCGTGGCAG GTGACCAAGTGCTAGAGGAGCCCGGCCGCCCGCTGACCCAGCCGGTGACACTCTCCAGAGCAGTCTGTGACCTGTCCCCCATCCAGCAGAGAAGCAGCCCCAAAGCT GTGCCACATCGGTGTCCTGCAATCACGAAAAGCATCCCTGAGGTTCACCTGGCAGTCCCAGGGCCTCTGGGAGCTGTTCCTGCTGGAGACCCCATGCTGGAGGAGAAGCAGAGGCTGCACAGTGCAGGGGACACGAGGCAGCCACTGCCACTCAGTGATGGTGGCATCCATGTCTATGCTCATCAGAGGAGGGGACTGACAACCCGAGCTGTCCCTGGCTTGGAGGAG gggcTTGTACCAGATCCCATCCTGAAGCTGAGAACAATTATTGGCTTTGGAGGTTGCAGCACCAAATGG GCTCTGTGGACACAGGACAGCACGGCCGTGGTGTACCCCTGCCACGCCGTCATCGTCGCCCTGCTCCTCAAGACTGGCGAGCAGAGGTTCTTCCTTGGCCACACAGACAAG GTGGCGGCGCTGGCGttcagcggcagcagcgccgtgCTGGCCTCGGCACAGGCCGGGCCCCGCAGCCTGGGCCGCCTCTGGGACTTCCCCACGGGAGCCTGCCTCTGCCTCTTCAAAACCTACCTGCAGTCCCTCGTGTCCCTCAG cttttcccacagtGGAGCTGTTCTGTGTGGTGTCGGGAAGGACGTGCACAGCAAAACG ATGGTGGTGGTGTGGAACACTGCTCAGGTGACCTGTGGTGGAGGCGTGACTGTGCTGGCCAAAGCACACACAGATGTGGATATCCAGGCCATGAAGATTGCTTTCTTTGATGACACCAG GATGGTGTCGTGTGGCCGGGACAACGTCAGGCTGTGGCGAGTGCGGAGCGGAGCCCTGCGCTCGTGTCCCGTCAACCTGGGCGAGTACCATTCCCTGGAGTTCACCGACCTGGCTTTCGAGGCGGGGCCCGAGCAGGCGCCGGAGGACCGTGCACT cttTGTGTGCAGCAGGAGTGGCCACGTGCTGGAGGTGGACTACAAGAACATCTGTGTGCGGAGTGCACGGCgcctgctgcctgcacagccccagggggacgggcaggagcaggcagggagcagctcag GCCCTGGGATTGCTATAAACAGTATCAGCATGTCCTTGACCTTCTGTGCCACGGGATCAGAGGATGGCTACATGAGGCTGTGGCTACTGGACTTCTCAGCTGCTGTCCTAGAGGCAG AGCATGAGGCTTCCGTGAGTTCTGTCTGCATCAGCCCAGACAGCCACAAAGTCCTATCCACGACAGCTGCTGGCACTCTGGGCTACCTGGATGTCCAGGCCCGGGACTACAACACGCTGATGCGCTCCCAcgagggctctgtgctgggcttcTCGGTGGAGGGCAAGTGGAAGCAGATAGCAACGGTGTCCCAGGACAACACCATCCGAGTGTGGGACCTCGCCTCCAGGCAGCAG CTGTATGACTTTTCAGCTGCAGAGGAAACTCCTTGTACTGTGGCCTTCCACCCCTTCTGGAAGATGCTGGCCTGTGGCTTCGACAGCGGGGTGGTGAGGACCTTCGGTCTGGCTGCCTCTGACCTCCTGCTGGAGCACAA GCAGCACCGCACCGCTGTCACCGGGCTGACCTTCTCTCCAGATGGCAATTTGATGTTCAGCTCCTGCTTGCAGGGAACTCTGGCTCTGTACAGACTTGTGGCACGGAAAATCCAGGTTCTGAGAGTCCTGG GCAATGTGGTGGCCCGGGACGCTGGGAGTGGTGTGGACACTCTGGTGGTCAGTGGGGACAGTCGCCTGCTGGCCTTCGTGGGGCCCTCCAAGTACGTGGTGACAGTGATGGAGGCCTGCTCACTCGATGAG CTGCTGAGGGTggacatcagcatcctggacctgcacagcaccatcttGGACTCTGCAGTGAAGGTCTGCTTTGGTCCTGTGCCTCAGGGCGAGCTCCTGGTATCCACTTCTTCCAACAAAATCCTTGTGCTTGATGCAAAAACCGGACGGCTGGTGCGAGAG GTGTCCCCTGTGCACAAGCTGAGCTGTTCCTCCTTGGCACTGAGCGAGGATGGCCAGTACCTGCTCACTGCTGGTGACAAGGTTATCAAAGTGTGGGACTATCGGATGCGCTTCAACATCAACTTCCAG GTGTTCGTCGGCCACTCAGAGCCTGTGCACCAGGTCGCCTTCACCCCAAACCAAGAGCACGTCATCAGCGTTGGGGATGCCATCTTCCTCTGGGATTTCCTAGCTTCACCTCCAGTCAAGTCATCCCCAGCCAG GGCTTGTTCCCCTGCGTCCACTCTGGTGCTGAGGTCAG acaGCAGCTCTGAGACGCCCAAGGATGTCTCTGAGACCCCTCGGCAGACAGTGCCTCTTCCACTGCTGTCCTCCCCACCGTGTCTGGATATCAGCTCTGTCCacccagcagcatttcaaa GTATTTCCTCTGAGTCggacagggaggaggaggcagatctaccagacagcagcaggaaggtggCAAATGAGCACAAAGATGCCTCAGTCATTGTGGTGGAATCAGATGGGAATGAGGAGCCTGTTGTGAGGCCCAaagtgaggcaggagagctcgAGGTCTCCTGAAAAGCCAGCAAACA AGCCCAGGAATGGGGCCAAAACTCCCAAGTCCCAGTGTTCCATCCGCCCAGATTCCTACCGGCATTTCACTCCTCGCTTCAAGGCATCAGTGCTCCCCCAG AGTTTCTTGTCTCCTCCAGTGGGCAGTGAGGTGCTGAAGCTGAAAGCAGTGATCGGCTACAATGGGAATGGCAGAGGGAATATGGTGTGGAACCCAGATACAG GCTTCTTCGCCTACTCCTGTGGCTGCGTCATCGTGGTTGAAGACCTGCACTCGGGGTCCCAGAGCCACTGGCTGGGCCATGCTGAGGAGATCTCCACACTCACCCTCAGCCACCATGCCCAG GTTCTTGCCTCTGCCTCAGGGCAGAAGCATGGAGACTCCCACTGTCAGATCTGCATCTGGAGCACCCAGGATGGGgcctgcacagcagagctgttccACCATGAGACACAAGTGCAAGCCATGGCATTCTCCTGTGATGACAGATTCCTTGTCACCATAG GGGACTACAGTGACCAGACCATGGCTCTGTGGAGCACCCACACCTATGAGCTCATGCTGTCCACTCGTATCTCAGAGCCTCTCCATGATGTGGCTTTTAGCCCTTTCTCTCACCAAGACCTCGCCTGTGTGGGGAGGGGAGCTGTGACATTCTGGgtgttggagcagcagggagctgctgtcaGACTCAAG GTTCATCGTGCCCCTGCCCCAGACGTGCTGGGGCTGGTGGAGCTGACCTCTCTCTGTTATGGCGCTGACGCTCTCCTTTACAGTGGGACTAACTCAGGCCAGATCTGTGTGTGGGACACAGAGACCAATTCCTGCTTCATGACGTGGGAGGCTGATGAGGGCGAGATCG GCGTGCTGCTGTGTCAGCACCACCGCCTGCTGAGCGGCAGCAACACGAAGCGCATCCGCCTGTGGTCCGTGGCCACCGTGCAGGAGCTGAGGCTGAAAGGGCCCAATGCCAG GTCTGGCTCAGTCCTGCTGGAGCATGAGATCACCCTGGATGGGACCGTTGTGAGCGCAGCCTTTGACGACTCCCTGGAAATGGGAATTGTGGGCACCACGGCAGGGACCCTGTGGTACATCAACTGGGTGGAGAGCACCAGCATCCGACTCATCAGTGGCCACAAGAACAAG gtgacCGAGGTGTGCTTTAGTCCCGACGAGAGTCACTGTGCCACGTGCGGGGAGGACGGCAGCGTGAGGAtctgggctctgggcagcacCGAGCTGGTGGTGCAGTTCCAGGTGCTCAACCAG AGCTGCCAGTGCCTGGCCTGGAAGCCTCGTCCCGTTGGCGTGTGGCCTTATCCCGGCGAGAGCCAGCACGTGGTGGCAGGGTACAGTGATGGCACTGTCCGTGTGTTCAGTGTTTCCAGGACAGAGATGGAGCTGAAAATGCACCCCCAcgctgctgcactgacagcagtCACCTACTCCACTGATG GGGAAATGATCTTATCAGGGGGCAAGGATGGGACAGTGGCTGTCAGCAGCCCTCGCACTGGAATGACCATCCATGTCCTGGCTGACCACAAAGGCTCCCCCATCACCGTTCTCCAGTGCACCAGGAAGCAG TACCACGACCTCGGGGTGGAAGGAggggagctctggctggccACCAGCTCCGACCGCCGGGTCAGCGTCTGGGCCTCCGACTGGCTCCGGGACAAGTGTGAGCTCCTCGACTGGCTCAGcttcccagcccctgctggCCCTGAG